GGCTCATGAACCCGATGAACATCAAAAGCGACGCCGCGTTCGTGTACACGAAGAACTTGATCGCCGCGTACTTGCGGCGCGGGCCGCCCCAGATGCCGATGAGGAAGTACATCGGGACCAGCACCGCCTCCCAGAAGACGAACCACAGGAAGAAGTCGAGCGCGGCGAACACGCCGAGCAGGTTCGCTTCCATGAACAGCATGAGGCCGTAGAACTGGCTCTGGCGGGTGTCGACGGGCGTCCACGCGCTGAGGATCGCGAGCGGCACGAGGAACGTGGTGAGGACGAAAAGCGGGAGGCTGATCCCGTCGAGTCCGACGAACCACGAGACGCTCCGACCGCCGACTTCGAGCCACTCGATCTGGGTGGCGTACGCGACCTCGCCGCCGAGCAGCGCGTTGCCGCCGGCCTCGAAGCCAGACCAGAGGAAGAGGCTCCCGACGAACGGGATCAGACTGATCGCGAACGCCAGCCGGCCGGCCCACTCGTTCGGCGCGAGGAACACGGTCAGCGCGCCGACGAAGGCGACCGCCATGAGCGCTTCGAGCAGCATCAGAACCACCCCCCCGTCGCGCCGAGCACGACGAGCAGCGCGACGAGCCCGAAGGTGAGCAGCGCGGCGTACTGCGAGACGACGCCGGACTGTAGCTTTCGGATCCGACCGCCGCCGGTCAGGCTCACCGAGGAGACGCCGTTGACGACGCCGTCGATGATTCCCTGATCGAAGACGTTCGCGCCGCCCGCGACGTCTTCCGTTCGATACGCGAGCCAGACCTGTAGTTCGTCGAGGTAGTAGTTGTTGTACAGCACGTCTTTGACCCCGCCGAGTTTGGCGGTGTGTTCCGTCGGCGACGCCACGTTGTAGAGCCGCCAGGCGAGTCCGAGTCCGAGCAGCGCGAGTCCGAGGGAGACGGCCGCGCCGGCGAGGACGGTACCGACCTCACCGCCGACGAGATACTGGCTGCTGTAGGGACCGAGGTCGCCGTAGTGGTGCGAGGAGAGCCCCTCGATGCCGCCCCAGTGGTTGTCGAGCCACAGGTGGAGCAGGTCGATCCCCTCGATTCCGAGCACCTTCTGGACCGGAACCATGTTGATGAAGCCGGTGACGACCGCGAGCGACCCGAGGACCGTCAGCGGCCCCTTCACGTTCCAGCGAACGGGCTCGGGGTCGCGGGCGGTGTCGCTCCGCGGCTCGCCGTGGAACGTCAGGAACACCATCCGGAAGGTGTAGAAGGCGGTCACGGGCACCGCGAGCAGCCCCATCAGGTACGCGCCGAACAGCAGGGGCTCGCCGGGCGCGTGGACGAGCGACTCGAAGAGGATCTCGTCTTTCGACCAGAAGCCGGCGAACGGGAAGATTCCCGCGAGCGCCAGCGACCCGGCGAGGAAGGTGTAGTAGGTGACGGGCATCTTCGATTTCAGCCCGCCCATGTCCCACATGTCCTCGTTGTGGTGCATCGCGATGATGACCGAACCGGCACCGAGGAACAGCAGGGCCTTGAAGAAGGCGTGGGTCGTCAGGTGGAAGACCGCGGCCACGTACCCGCCAGAGCCGAGCGCGAGCATCATGTACCCGTACTGCGAGATGGTGGAGTACGCGAGCACCTGCTTCAGCTCGTCTTTCACCAGCCCCATCGTCGCCGCGAACAGCGCGGTGAAGCCGCCGATGAACGCGATGACCGCGAGCGTCGTCGGCGTGAGCGCGTAGAAGCCGTACATGCGCGCGACGAGGTA
This genomic stretch from Halorubrum hochsteinianum harbors:
- the nuoL gene encoding NADH-quinone oxidoreductase subunit L; this translates as MVDAFAYVPAIVLLPFFSFLIALGAGRYLPKGGAFGGIAATAGSFLLSIWVAATVAGGRAYNETLYHWAGEGGAGIGPANVELTFGVLIDPLSALMLVIVTLVALLVHVFSLGYMNDEGETGLPRYYAGLGLFTASMLGFVVADNLLMAFMFFELVGLCSYLLIGFHFREPGPPSAAKKAFLVTRFGDYFFLVGVVAVFATFGTASFAGEGSFPALADAALNGSGSVAWTPGGLELQTWLTVVGLLVLGGVVGKSAQFPLHTWLPDAMEGPTPVSALIHAATMVAAGVYLVARMYGFYALTPTTLAVIAFIGGFTALFAATMGLVKDELKQVLAYSTISQYGYMMLALGSGGYVAAVFHLTTHAFFKALLFLGAGSVIIAMHHNEDMWDMGGLKSKMPVTYYTFLAGSLALAGIFPFAGFWSKDEILFESLVHAPGEPLLFGAYLMGLLAVPVTAFYTFRMVFLTFHGEPRSDTARDPEPVRWNVKGPLTVLGSLAVVTGFINMVPVQKVLGIEGIDLLHLWLDNHWGGIEGLSSHHYGDLGPYSSQYLVGGEVGTVLAGAAVSLGLALLGLGLAWRLYNVASPTEHTAKLGGVKDVLYNNYYLDELQVWLAYRTEDVAGGANVFDQGIIDGVVNGVSSVSLTGGGRIRKLQSGVVSQYAALLTFGLVALLVVLGATGGWF